The sequence GTCGAGATCGCCGACGCCCGCGAGGCCCAGCGCAGCTACGAGGCGAACCTGCGCATGTTCGACCAGGCGCGCTCCATGGCCTCCTCACTCCTCGATCTTCTGCGCCGATAGAAAGGGACCGACATGGAACTGACATCCACGCTTGCCAGCCGTGCCTATACCGACGCACGCACCGCCGCTGCCCCGACGGGAGGCGGCGAACCCGGCCCGGTCGCCCGCGCCGCGGGAAGCTTCATGGAGACGCTGGAGGCCGGGGAGAGTGCCGCGAAGGGCGCGCTGACCGGCGGCGTCGATCCGCATGCGATGGTCGAGGCGCTGGCCGCGACCGAGCTCGCCGTCGAGACGGCCGTGACCGTCCGTGACCGGGTCGTCGAGGCCTATAACGAGATCCTGAGGATGCCGGTATGACCGATGCCGCGCTGATGGACCTGCTGCGCGAGGGGCTGTGGACCTCGCTCGTGGTCTCACTGCCGATCCTGACGGCCGCGCTGGTCGTGGGCCTCGCCGTGGGTCTGTTGCAGGCGCTGACCTCCGTCCAGGAGATGACGCTGACCTTCGTGCCGAAGCTCGGCGCGATCCTCGTCGTCTTCTGGATCAGCATGGACTATTCGGGCCGCATGCTGCTCACCCTGTGGGAAGGGCAGATCCTGCCCTCCATCGTCGGATCCTAGGAGGCGGGCGATGGACGTAACCACACAGGTGGCGCTGAGCCGGCAGACCGCGCTGGAGCGGGAGCTCAGCATGATCGCCAACAACCTCGCCAACATGTCGACCATCGGCTACCGGCAGGAGCAGGGCGTGTTCTCCGAGTTCGTGAACGCGACCCCGTCGGGCGACAGCGTGTCGATGAGCGCGATGCGCACCCGCTTCCAGAGCGATACGCCCGGCGGGCACCGAATGACCGGTGCCCCACTCGATATCGCGGTGGATGGGGAGGGGTACTTCCAGGTCGAGCGGGGCGGCGAGCCGCGCCTGACCCGCGCGGGCTCCTTCATGACCAACGCGGAAGGCGAGGTCGTCACGCCGCTCGGCGCGCGCCTGCTCGATGCCGCAGGCGTTCCGGTCGTCCTGCCGCCCGACGCTGCCGACATCGCCATCGGTGCGGACGGGACGATGACCGCGGGCGGCGTGCCGATCGCGCAGCTCGGCCTCTTCGAGTCTGCGCCCGGTGCCAGCTTCGAGCGGGAGGACGGTGTTCACTTCCGCTCCGACCAGCCGTTCCAGCCCGTGCTCGAGGGCCGGATGGTCCAGGGCGCGCTGGAGCAATCCAATGTCGTCCCCGTCGCCGAAATGACCCGCATGATCGAGGTGCAGCGCGCCTACGAATTCAGCCAGAGCCTACAGGAGCGGGAGGACGACCGCATCCGCTCCGTCATCCGCACGCTCGGCGAGCCCCCCCGGTAAGGAGAACCAGCCATGAGAGCCCTGTCGATCGCCGCAACGGGCATGGATGCCCAGCAGATGCGGGTGGAGGTCATCTCCAACAATCTCGCGAACATGTCCACGACCGCCTACAACGCCCGTCGGGCGGAGTTCGCGGACCTGCATTATCAACAGCTTGCGCGGGCCGGGACGATCAACGCCGCCGACGGCACGATGCTGCCGACGGGCGTGCAACTGGGCCTCGGCGTGCGGGCGGCGGCCGTCACGATGAACGTGGAGCAGGGGCCGCTGCGCGCGACGGGCGGCGATCTCGACCTTGCGATCGAGGGGCTCGGCTACATCGAGATCGAACTGCCGAACGGGCAGGCGGCCTACACCCGCGACGGCGCGCTCAAGCGCTCGGCGGAGGGGCAGGTCGTGACCTCCGACGGCTATCCGGTGGTGCCTGACATCACCATTCCGGAGGAGACGCGCGCCATCAGCATCAATGCGGAAGGCGAGGTCTACGCCTATTTCGACGACCAGATCCAGCCGCAGCTCATGGGCCAGATCACCCTCGCCGACTTCCCCAACGACAAGGGGTTGGAGGCGCTGGGCGGCAACCTCTTTGCGGAGACCGAGGCCTCCGGCACGCCCACGGTCGGCGCGCCGGGTGAGGATGGCCGCGGCACGTTCCGCCAGGGCTATCTCGAAGACAGCTCCGTCGATGCGGTGCGCGAGATGACCGAACTGATCGAGGCGCAGCGAGGCTACGAGCTCAACGCCAAGGTCATCACGGCTGCCGACCAGATGCTCGGCGCCACCACGCAGATCCGGTGATCCATATGCGCTCTCTCATCTTCCTTGCGGCGCTCGTGGCCTTTCCCGCCATGGCCCAGAGCGTGCAGCCGATCCGCGCGATCCGGGCGGAGACCGTCATCCGTTACGAGGACGTCATCCAGGCCGCCGAAAGCGTGCCGGGCGGCATCACCTCGATCGAGCAGGCCGTAGGGCAGGAGGCGCGCGTGACGCTCTATCCCGGCCGCCCGATCCTGATCACCGATCTCGCGGAGCCAGCCGTCATCAACCGCAACGACGTGGTGGAGATGCAGTTCGCGAGCGGCGGCCTTGCCATCGTCACCGAAGGCCGGGTGCTCGACCGGGCCCGCGTCGGTGACCGGGTGCGGGTCATGAACCTCGCCTCCCGCCTCACCGTCTGGGGCGAGGTCATGCCCTCGGGCCGGGTGGAGGTGAGCCGTTGAGGACGGTCCTGGCACTGCTTCTGCTGGCGGGCTGCGCGACGAGCCCCATCGGCAGCCCGCCCGAGATGACGCCGGTCGACCGCCCCGACGCGGAGATCGTCGCCGCCGTCTCGGCCGAGAGGCTGGCGCTCGCACGCGCCGCCGTGCCGGCCGAGCCTACCTATTCCGGTGCCTCGCTCTGGCGCTCCGGGCCCAGCTCGCTCTTCGGCGATCGACGCGCGCGGACGCTGGGCGACATCCTCACCGTCGTGATCGAGATCGACGAGGAGGCGGAGATCAGCAATGCGACGGACCGCTCTCGCTCCGCCGACGAGGCGCTGTCGATCCCCGATCTCTTCGGCCTGCCAGCAGACCTTGCGGAGCGCGGGATCCCGGTCAATCCGGGTGTAGGGCTGAACTCGTCCACCGGTACCTCCGGCGCGGGCTCGACCCGGCGGGAGGAGGAGATCACGCTACGCGTCGCCGCCACCGTGGTGGACGTGCTGCCGAACGGGCATCTCGTCGTCTTCGGCAGCCAGGAGGTTCGGGTCAATTTCGAGCTGCGCGACCTTCAGGTCGCGGGCATCGTCCGGCCCGAGGACATCTCCCGCCGGAACGAGATCACCTACGACAAGATCGCCGGCGCCCGCGTCATCTATGGCGGCCGGGGTCAGATCACGGACCTGCAACAGCCGCGCTACGGCCAGCAGATCCTCGAACGCGTTCTGCCTTTCTGACGGGAAACCACGATGCGCCTTCTCCTCGTTCTCGTCCTGATCGTCGTAGGCGCCCTTGC is a genomic window of Pontivivens ytuae containing:
- the fliE gene encoding flagellar hook-basal body complex protein FliE; translation: MELTSTLASRAYTDARTAAAPTGGGEPGPVARAAGSFMETLEAGESAAKGALTGGVDPHAMVEALAATELAVETAVTVRDRVVEAYNEILRMPV
- a CDS encoding flagellar biosynthetic protein FliQ; the encoded protein is MTDAALMDLLREGLWTSLVVSLPILTAALVVGLAVGLLQALTSVQEMTLTFVPKLGAILVVFWISMDYSGRMLLTLWEGQILPSIVGS
- a CDS encoding flagellar hook-basal body complex protein: MDVTTQVALSRQTALERELSMIANNLANMSTIGYRQEQGVFSEFVNATPSGDSVSMSAMRTRFQSDTPGGHRMTGAPLDIAVDGEGYFQVERGGEPRLTRAGSFMTNAEGEVVTPLGARLLDAAGVPVVLPPDAADIAIGADGTMTAGGVPIAQLGLFESAPGASFEREDGVHFRSDQPFQPVLEGRMVQGALEQSNVVPVAEMTRMIEVQRAYEFSQSLQEREDDRIRSVIRTLGEPPR
- the flgG gene encoding flagellar basal-body rod protein FlgG, which produces MRALSIAATGMDAQQMRVEVISNNLANMSTTAYNARRAEFADLHYQQLARAGTINAADGTMLPTGVQLGLGVRAAAVTMNVEQGPLRATGGDLDLAIEGLGYIEIELPNGQAAYTRDGALKRSAEGQVVTSDGYPVVPDITIPEETRAISINAEGEVYAYFDDQIQPQLMGQITLADFPNDKGLEALGGNLFAETEASGTPTVGAPGEDGRGTFRQGYLEDSSVDAVREMTELIEAQRGYELNAKVITAADQMLGATTQIR
- the flgA gene encoding flagellar basal body P-ring formation chaperone FlgA; translated protein: MRSLIFLAALVAFPAMAQSVQPIRAIRAETVIRYEDVIQAAESVPGGITSIEQAVGQEARVTLYPGRPILITDLAEPAVINRNDVVEMQFASGGLAIVTEGRVLDRARVGDRVRVMNLASRLTVWGEVMPSGRVEVSR
- the flgH gene encoding flagellar basal body L-ring protein FlgH; translation: MRTVLALLLLAGCATSPIGSPPEMTPVDRPDAEIVAAVSAERLALARAAVPAEPTYSGASLWRSGPSSLFGDRRARTLGDILTVVIEIDEEAEISNATDRSRSADEALSIPDLFGLPADLAERGIPVNPGVGLNSSTGTSGAGSTRREEEITLRVAATVVDVLPNGHLVVFGSQEVRVNFELRDLQVAGIVRPEDISRRNEITYDKIAGARVIYGGRGQITDLQQPRYGQQILERVLPF